In one Lachnospiraceae bacterium GAM79 genomic region, the following are encoded:
- a CDS encoding tRNA1(Val) (adenine(37)-N6)-methyltransferase: MMIDLLPDERIDDLQCKGYQIIQNPNMFCFGMDAVLLANFVKHRRDGMYMDLGTGTGVIPILLAAKEPPDGTCQFVGLEIQDACAEMAGKSVRLNDLEQKVRIDHGDIREVSCNYRKASFDIVTSNPPYISGNHGLTNPDEPKNIARHEICVTLSDVIEAAAYLLKPGGSFYMIHKPFRLAEIFEGLLANGLEPKRMQLIHPYIDKEPNMVIVEGVKGGNSRIKIEPPLIVYKEPGVYTEQLLDTYEGEAKK, from the coding sequence TTGATGATTGATCTTCTCCCTGATGAACGTATAGATGATCTGCAATGCAAGGGGTATCAGATCATACAGAATCCCAATATGTTCTGCTTTGGCATGGATGCTGTACTGCTGGCAAATTTTGTAAAGCACAGACGGGATGGCATGTACATGGATCTTGGAACGGGAACCGGTGTTATACCGATCCTGCTGGCAGCAAAGGAACCGCCTGACGGAACCTGTCAGTTTGTCGGTCTGGAGATTCAGGATGCCTGTGCAGAGATGGCAGGAAAGAGTGTCAGATTAAATGATCTGGAACAGAAGGTTCGAATCGATCATGGAGATATCAGAGAGGTCTCCTGTAATTACAGGAAGGCCTCTTTTGATATCGTTACATCGAATCCGCCGTATATCAGCGGGAATCATGGACTGACAAATCCTGACGAGCCGAAGAATATTGCCAGACATGAGATCTGCGTGACGCTTTCAGATGTGATAGAGGCAGCGGCATATCTGCTGAAACCGGGTGGCAGCTTCTATATGATACATAAGCCGTTCCGGCTGGCAGAGATTTTTGAAGGGCTGCTGGCAAATGGACTGGAACCGAAACGGATGCAGCTTATTCATCCATATATTGATAAAGAACCGAATATGGTGATCGTAGAGGGCGTAAAGGGCGGTAATTCCAGAATCAAGATCGAGCCGCCGCTGATCGTCTATAAAGAACCGGGTGTTTACACGGAGCAGCTTCTCGATACATATGAAGGGGAAGCAAAGAAATAA
- a CDS encoding stage 0 sporulation family protein → MKEIIGVRFRPNGKIYFFSPGDHDVECGQFVIVETARGVEFGKVVLGKRNIDDGKIVSTLKTIIRVATDEDKKRHEDNKEKSKKAFAICKEKIAKHKLDMKLIEAEYTFDNNKVLFYFTADGRIDFRELVKDLASVFKTRIELRQIGVRDETKMVGGIGICGRELCCHEHLSEFVPVSIKMAKEQNLSLNPTKISGVCGRLMCCLKHEQDTYEYLNEKLPNVGDFVRTVDGNKGEVLSVSVLRQKVRIVVTDKDDNKEVMEYPVSELKFKPKKRRNTERISDEEYKALEALEDKGGKSKFDD, encoded by the coding sequence ATGAAAGAGATCATTGGAGTTCGGTTCAGACCGAATGGTAAGATTTATTTCTTTTCACCGGGAGACCATGATGTTGAGTGTGGACAATTTGTTATCGTAGAAACTGCCCGTGGTGTAGAATTCGGAAAAGTTGTACTGGGTAAGCGGAACATAGACGATGGTAAGATCGTATCCACTTTAAAGACGATCATAAGAGTAGCTACTGATGAAGATAAGAAAAGACACGAAGATAATAAAGAAAAGAGCAAGAAGGCATTTGCTATCTGTAAAGAGAAGATTGCAAAACATAAGCTTGATATGAAGCTGATCGAGGCCGAGTATACATTTGACAATAATAAAGTACTGTTCTACTTTACCGCAGATGGAAGAATTGATTTCCGTGAACTGGTAAAGGATCTGGCATCTGTATTCAAGACAAGGATCGAGCTCCGTCAGATCGGTGTTCGTGATGAGACGAAGATGGTTGGCGGTATCGGTATCTGTGGCAGGGAGCTGTGCTGCCATGAGCATTTGTCAGAGTTCGTTCCGGTATCGATCAAGATGGCAAAGGAACAGAATCTGTCATTGAACCCGACAAAGATATCCGGAGTATGCGGAAGACTGATGTGCTGTCTGAAACATGAACAGGACACATATGAGTATCTGAATGAGAAGCTTCCAAATGTCGGAGATTTTGTTCGGACAGTGGATGGAAATAAGGGTGAAGTCTTATCTGTAAGCGTACTTCGTCAGAAAGTAAGGATCGTGGTTACGGATAAGGATGATAATAAAGAGGTTATGGAGTATCCGGTCAGTGAACTGAAGTTCAAACCGAAGAAACGAAGAAATACAGAGCGTATCAGTGACGAGGAATATAAAGCACTGGAGGCGCTGGAAGATAAGGGAGGAAAATCCAAATTTGATGATTGA
- a CDS encoding DNA polymerase III subunit delta — protein sequence MIEFSEIIGHEDIIQHFKRSIEMGKVSQGYIINGEEGSGKKTLTRAIIKTLECEEGGTEPCCKCKSCKQMDTDNQPDVTWVTHDKPNVISVEEIRDQVNKDITIKPYSSRYKIYVIDDAQLLNANAQNALLKTIEEPPEYAIIFLLTSNIDKILPTIISRCIVLNIKPVRERDVLDYLMNELKLPKEKADFCMDFAQGNLGKAIRLATSDEYKEIIEDVTGVLRKIPDMTVDDIMFAIKNMNHHKLKIGDYIDLMMMWYRDILMLKITGNAGRLMFKEYYTDIRKQSSHISYEGIEDVLKAMDKAKIRLEANVNFDVAMELMLLTIKENK from the coding sequence ATGATAGAATTTTCTGAAATTATCGGACATGAAGATATAATCCAGCATTTTAAGAGAAGTATAGAGATGGGAAAGGTATCCCAGGGCTATATTATAAATGGAGAAGAAGGCAGTGGTAAAAAGACTCTGACGCGTGCCATAATCAAGACTCTGGAGTGTGAAGAAGGCGGAACGGAGCCATGCTGCAAGTGCAAATCATGCAAGCAGATGGATACGGATAATCAGCCGGATGTTACATGGGTCACACATGACAAACCAAATGTGATCTCTGTAGAGGAAATCCGTGATCAGGTAAATAAGGATATAACGATCAAACCGTATAGCAGCCGGTATAAGATCTATGTGATCGACGATGCACAGCTTTTAAATGCAAATGCACAGAATGCTCTGCTTAAGACGATCGAGGAGCCACCGGAGTATGCGATCATTTTCCTGTTGACCAGCAATATTGACAAGATTCTTCCGACGATCATTTCCAGATGTATCGTACTGAATATTAAGCCTGTCAGAGAGCGGGATGTACTGGACTATCTGATGAATGAGCTGAAGCTTCCAAAGGAAAAAGCGGATTTCTGTATGGACTTTGCACAGGGTAATCTGGGTAAGGCGATCCGACTTGCGACCAGTGACGAATACAAGGAAATCATAGAGGATGTAACAGGTGTTCTTCGCAAGATCCCGGATATGACAGTCGACGATATTATGTTTGCGATCAAGAATATGAACCATCACAAGTTAAAGATCGGTGATTATATTGATCTGATGATGATGTGGTATCGCGATATCCTGATGTTAAAGATCACCGGAAATGCCGGACGGCTGATGTTCAAGGAATATTATACGGATATCCGCAAGCAGTCATCCCACATCTCCTATGAGGGAATTGAGGATGTCTTAAAGGCAATGGATAAGGCGAAGATCCGTCTGGAAGCAAATGTTAACTTTGATGTGGCTATGGAACTTATGCTTCTGACTATAAAGGAGAATAAATAA
- the tmk gene encoding dTMP kinase: protein MQGIFITMEGPDGAGKTTQIELLKDYLNKKGYDVLITRDPGGNAVSEAIREVILNKDFTEMGYMTELLLYAAARAQLVKENIKPALSAGKAVIADRFVDSSAVYQGIGRGLGIDTVYKVNEFALQGILPDMTFLMDLDAEAGIARKKNQAELDRMEQESLEFHKKVVEGYRCLAEMNPDRIVKVDAALPKEAIHDIIISYVEKWLARP from the coding sequence ATGCAGGGAATATTTATAACGATGGAAGGACCGGACGGAGCCGGCAAGACAACACAGATCGAGCTGTTAAAGGACTATCTGAATAAAAAAGGATATGACGTACTCATAACCAGAGATCCGGGCGGAAATGCGGTTAGCGAAGCGATCCGTGAAGTCATTTTGAATAAAGATTTTACAGAGATGGGATATATGACAGAGTTGTTATTATATGCGGCAGCGAGAGCACAGCTTGTAAAAGAGAATATCAAGCCGGCATTATCTGCAGGCAAGGCAGTTATCGCTGATCGTTTCGTAGATTCGTCAGCTGTATATCAGGGAATCGGACGGGGACTCGGAATTGATACTGTTTATAAGGTGAATGAATTTGCCTTACAGGGTATCCTGCCGGATATGACATTTTTAATGGATCTGGATGCGGAAGCCGGCATTGCCAGAAAGAAAAACCAGGCAGAGCTTGATCGTATGGAGCAGGAAAGTCTGGAGTTCCATAAGAAGGTTGTCGAGGGTTACAGATGCCTTGCTGAGATGAATCCTGACCGTATCGTAAAAGTTGATGCGGCTTTGCCAAAAGAAGCAATACATGATATAATAATTTCGTATGTAGAAAAATGGCTGGCAAGACCATAG
- a CDS encoding aminotransferase class I/II-fold pyridoxal phosphate-dependent enzyme, with protein MKEYINKYLDRYSKRDYYPWHMPGHKRQDVFADDFWEILFRRDFTEAEGLDDLHEPELFMKDSLEQMRRFYGTKKTYMMVNGATGGILAALFACAPEHARILMGRNCHKSVCHAVSLLNLEPEYIVPELLPGTDIFADITPEQIGQKIQEMKQRGELPAAVVITSPTYEGVISDICGIKNVLVPYDIPLIVDEAHGAHLPFMPKRNLSAVAAGADLVIQSTHKTLPALTQTALLHVNRKDLIPRVERYLHIFQTSSPSYLFTQSMEKAVVYAVNHPEVFDAYRKRLKHFRKKCKELKHIRLLQPKQTCYAYDKCKLVFTVTGIYPENMDNTDGKKYEKATGPWLAHVLAENFHQVVEMAGAQHVIVMTSFADKRKALDRLYEVLKQIDSELEEASDEAGRDAIREYDTDSTLSETEDAVLFNTRFHLPEQIMTPGRAWTFDSSRKKLTEAEGCTAADYVYAYPPGTSVIVPGERIDAQVIRDIIHMVETGLNMIGVECPPDGIYIQVIKML; from the coding sequence TTGAAAGAATATATTAATAAATATCTGGACAGATACAGTAAAAGAGACTATTATCCCTGGCATATGCCGGGACATAAAAGGCAGGATGTATTTGCGGATGATTTCTGGGAGATATTATTCCGTCGGGATTTTACGGAGGCGGAAGGGCTGGACGACCTTCATGAACCGGAGCTGTTCATGAAGGACAGTCTGGAGCAGATGAGACGATTCTACGGCACAAAGAAGACATATATGATGGTGAATGGTGCGACCGGTGGGATACTGGCAGCACTCTTTGCATGTGCACCGGAGCACGCAAGGATTCTGATGGGAAGAAACTGTCACAAATCTGTCTGCCATGCAGTAAGCCTGTTGAATCTGGAACCGGAGTACATTGTGCCGGAGCTTTTGCCGGGAACAGATATATTTGCAGATATTACACCGGAACAGATCGGGCAGAAGATACAGGAGATGAAGCAGAGAGGTGAGCTGCCTGCTGCTGTGGTTATCACTTCGCCGACTTATGAGGGCGTGATCTCGGATATCTGCGGAATTAAGAATGTACTTGTTCCGTATGATATCCCATTGATCGTGGATGAAGCACATGGAGCACATCTTCCGTTTATGCCGAAGCGGAATCTGTCAGCAGTTGCGGCAGGAGCGGATCTGGTTATCCAGAGCACACATAAGACACTTCCGGCATTGACGCAGACCGCACTTCTTCATGTGAATCGGAAAGATCTGATTCCGAGGGTGGAACGCTATCTGCATATTTTTCAGACGTCATCACCATCGTATCTGTTCACACAGAGCATGGAGAAAGCGGTCGTATATGCAGTGAATCACCCGGAAGTATTTGACGCATATCGAAAACGGCTAAAGCATTTTAGAAAAAAATGTAAGGAATTGAAGCATATCAGACTGTTACAACCGAAGCAGACATGTTATGCTTATGATAAATGTAAGCTGGTATTCACAGTGACGGGCATATACCCGGAGAATATGGATAATACAGATGGCAAAAAGTATGAAAAGGCGACCGGCCCATGGCTTGCCCATGTACTGGCAGAGAACTTTCATCAGGTGGTTGAGATGGCAGGAGCACAGCATGTGATCGTCATGACATCATTTGCGGATAAGAGAAAAGCGCTTGATCGTCTGTATGAGGTCTTAAAACAGATAGATTCAGAACTGGAAGAGGCGTCTGATGAAGCGGGAAGAGATGCAATCCGGGAGTATGATACAGATTCGACACTGTCGGAGACGGAGGATGCCGTTTTGTTTAATACAAGGTTTCATCTGCCGGAGCAGATTATGACGCCGGGCAGGGCGTGGACATTTGACAGTAGCAGAAAGAAGCTGACAGAGGCAGAAGGATGCACAGCGGCTGATTATGTGTATGCGTATCCGCCGGGAACTTCGGTTATCGTACCTGGTGAGAGGATTGACGCGCAGGTGATCCGGGATATCATACATATGGTGGAAACCGGGCTTAACATGATCGGAGTGGAATGTCCGCCGGATGGTATATATATACAGGTTATAAAAATGTTATAG
- the aroD gene encoding type I 3-dehydroquinate dehydratase, producing the protein MNVVEVKNVRIGEGMTKICVPMVAPTEYDVDMQIRTIKKSKTDLVEFRADCFEDCLDMDVLLKILEKIQDELAEFPIVFTFRTRSEGGSHDITPDQYREMLLRVVENELVDLIDVEYFYDIPFVTEVIEAAHDHGIKVVVSNHDFKTTIPMEQIVGRFKEMIDTGADIAKIAMMPEDGSQVVDMMQAAKELQEYGNQTPLIVISMGELGVSTRTTGEMYGNCISFATAGIPSAPGQIDVEALRSQLEMIHNIIGS; encoded by the coding sequence ATGAATGTTGTAGAAGTAAAAAATGTAAGAATCGGTGAGGGTATGACAAAGATCTGCGTACCTATGGTAGCACCGACTGAGTATGATGTGGATATGCAGATACGAACGATCAAGAAATCTAAGACGGATCTGGTAGAATTCAGAGCAGACTGTTTTGAGGATTGTCTGGATATGGATGTATTGCTAAAAATACTTGAGAAGATTCAGGATGAGTTAGCAGAGTTTCCGATCGTATTCACATTCCGGACCAGAAGTGAAGGCGGAAGTCATGATATTACACCGGATCAGTACAGAGAAATGTTGTTACGAGTGGTTGAAAATGAACTGGTTGATCTGATCGATGTTGAATATTTCTATGATATTCCTTTTGTTACAGAAGTAATTGAAGCAGCGCATGATCATGGTATCAAGGTGGTTGTATCCAATCATGATTTCAAGACGACGATACCGATGGAACAGATTGTGGGCAGATTCAAGGAAATGATAGACACAGGTGCAGATATTGCGAAGATCGCAATGATGCCTGAGGATGGCTCACAGGTTGTCGACATGATGCAGGCTGCAAAGGAATTGCAGGAGTATGGGAATCAGACACCGCTTATCGTTATCTCTATGGGTGAGCTTGGCGTATCAACCAGAACAACCGGAGAAATGTATGGCAACTGCATCTCATTTGCAACTGCGGGTATTCCTTCTGCACCGGGCCAGATCGATGTGGAAGCACTTCGCAGTCAGCTTGAGATGATCCACAATATAATCGGCAGCTAG
- the hflX gene encoding GTPase HflX, whose translation MEAEERVIVFAVTTGGVSVEDTEKSLDELEELLETAGAATVGRLIQSLDRATSDLYLGSGKVEELRSMVAMYDATGVVCDDELSPAQLMNLQDALNIKVMDRTMVILDIFAAHAGSYEGKLQVELAQLRFRATRLVGMRDSLSRLGGGIGTRGPGEKKLEIDRRVIRDRISKLKADLRQVEGRRTEQRKQRNRTGIPVVSIVGYTNAGKSTLLNKLTGAGVLEEDKLFATLDPATRNAVLPAGQQVLFTDTVGFIRKLPHHLVEAFKSTLEEAKYSDVILHVVDASDPNWDRNMETVYATLRQLNVDEEKDHPIITVFNKIDKLPEGGDISMIKDLRADRMVYLSAKTGAGIDDLLVQVEEVLREQKTYIRHTFAYQDAGKPGLIRKYGEVLTEEYLEDGIFVEAYVPKSLIGQLGLDKNL comes from the coding sequence ATGGAAGCAGAAGAACGAGTGATCGTATTTGCAGTAACCACCGGTGGAGTATCGGTAGAGGATACAGAGAAATCACTGGATGAACTGGAGGAACTTCTGGAAACCGCAGGGGCAGCTACAGTCGGAAGACTAATCCAGAGTCTGGATCGTGCAACAAGTGATCTATATCTTGGCAGTGGTAAGGTAGAAGAACTGCGAAGCATGGTCGCTATGTATGATGCGACAGGCGTCGTCTGTGATGACGAGTTATCACCGGCACAGTTGATGAACCTTCAGGATGCACTTAATATAAAAGTAATGGACAGAACGATGGTTATTCTGGATATATTTGCCGCACATGCCGGAAGCTATGAAGGAAAGCTGCAGGTAGAGCTGGCACAGCTCAGATTCCGGGCGACCAGACTGGTAGGTATGCGTGATTCCCTGTCGAGACTTGGTGGAGGAATCGGAACCAGAGGTCCCGGTGAGAAGAAGCTGGAGATCGACCGTCGAGTGATAAGAGACAGGATCTCGAAGCTGAAAGCGGATCTTCGTCAGGTAGAAGGCAGACGGACAGAACAGAGAAAGCAGCGGAACAGGACGGGGATTCCGGTTGTAAGTATTGTAGGATATACAAATGCCGGCAAGTCAACTCTGTTAAATAAGCTGACGGGCGCAGGTGTTTTGGAAGAAGATAAGTTATTTGCAACGCTTGATCCGGCAACGAGAAATGCTGTACTTCCCGCCGGACAGCAGGTGCTGTTCACGGATACGGTAGGATTTATCCGCAAGCTGCCACACCATCTGGTGGAGGCATTCAAGTCGACACTTGAGGAGGCGAAGTACAGTGATGTAATCCTCCATGTTGTGGATGCGTCCGACCCGAACTGGGATCGGAATATGGAGACGGTCTATGCGACACTCAGACAGTTAAATGTAGATGAGGAAAAGGATCATCCGATCATTACAGTGTTCAACAAGATTGACAAACTGCCGGAGGGTGGGGATATATCGATGATCAAGGACCTTCGCGCGGATCGTATGGTATATTTGTCAGCAAAGACCGGTGCTGGAATCGATGATCTGCTGGTACAGGTTGAAGAAGTTCTGCGGGAGCAGAAGACATATATCCGGCATACATTTGCTTATCAGGATGCGGGGAAACCGGGGCTGATAAGGAAATATGGCGAAGTTCTGACGGAAGAATATCTGGAGGACGGAATCTTTGTTGAAGCATATGTTCCAAAGAGCCTGATCGGTCAGCTTGGTTTGGATAAAAATCTTTGA
- a CDS encoding L,D-transpeptidase family protein, which translates to MKKDNQKDEKISNKEESSRQRLKGLSFIKAFLFFAVYIAILVLVGVQAVSRSGETNKKKISIYKEATPTDADTDIEGVTKNEKENTKDHLELAQPAELKKVDAVSAGQDYNGIDLKDNGMPYAIKINRKENIVTVYSLDSDGFYTVPVKAFRCSVSLDDTTPAGLFTTTEKRLEWAILQGNVYGQYAYQIHEGIYFHSVPYTEKGSDKLETWEYNKLGEGASLGCIRMCVADVKWIYENCMPGTQVYLFDSDYPGPLGRPQQPYVFTETDDTGWDPTDTTPGNPFAGTAAIYGAVSHSIEVGEPFDSKTGVLAFSSDMENVTDRLMVEGTVDNQTPGEYKLSYYFYDNGKKILRDIYITVKDTEPPVITEAPDELHLRGYHGDADELAALIARNVTAFDSDKKIISYDVIPQTEEVGVDDDRTTENPVLVIDLTGVQETPGTYEVSCYAKDTADNRSAVWKITIALEE; encoded by the coding sequence ATGAAAAAAGATAATCAGAAAGATGAAAAGATATCTAATAAAGAAGAAAGTAGTCGGCAGAGATTGAAAGGTTTATCCTTTATAAAGGCATTTTTGTTTTTTGCTGTTTATATAGCAATATTGGTCTTGGTAGGGGTGCAGGCGGTATCCAGATCCGGGGAGACAAATAAAAAGAAGATTTCCATATATAAAGAAGCAACGCCGACGGATGCAGATACCGATATAGAAGGTGTGACAAAAAATGAGAAAGAAAATACAAAAGATCATCTGGAACTTGCTCAGCCGGCAGAATTAAAGAAGGTAGATGCTGTTTCTGCCGGACAGGACTATAATGGCATAGATCTGAAAGACAATGGAATGCCATATGCCATAAAGATTAATCGTAAAGAGAATATTGTTACAGTATACAGTCTGGATTCGGATGGTTTTTATACAGTTCCGGTTAAGGCATTTCGATGTTCGGTATCACTGGATGATACGACACCGGCAGGCTTATTCACAACAACAGAGAAGCGGTTGGAATGGGCGATCCTGCAAGGAAATGTATACGGACAGTATGCTTACCAGATTCATGAGGGAATTTATTTCCATTCCGTTCCTTATACAGAAAAGGGAAGCGATAAACTTGAGACATGGGAATATAATAAGCTCGGAGAAGGGGCATCGCTTGGATGTATCCGTATGTGTGTGGCGGATGTGAAATGGATCTATGAGAATTGTATGCCGGGAACACAGGTATACTTATTCGACAGTGATTATCCGGGACCGCTTGGCAGACCACAGCAGCCATATGTTTTTACTGAGACAGATGATACTGGCTGGGATCCGACAGATACGACGCCGGGCAATCCGTTTGCCGGAACGGCGGCGATATATGGAGCGGTAAGCCATAGCATTGAAGTGGGAGAGCCGTTTGACAGTAAGACAGGTGTTCTTGCATTTTCATCAGATATGGAGAATGTAACGGATCGGCTCATGGTAGAAGGAACAGTAGACAACCAGACACCGGGTGAATATAAATTATCTTATTACTTTTATGATAATGGAAAGAAAATATTACGGGATATCTATATTACGGTCAAGGACACGGAACCTCCTGTTATTACGGAAGCACCGGATGAACTGCACCTGAGAGGTTATCATGGGGATGCAGATGAACTGGCAGCTTTGATCGCGCGAAATGTTACAGCCTTTGACAGTGATAAGAAGATCATCTCATACGATGTGATCCCACAGACGGAGGAAGTCGGGGTAGACGATGACCGGACAACAGAGAATCCGGTTCTTGTGATAGACCTGACAGGTGTACAGGAGACACCGGGAACCTATGAAGTATCCTGTTATGCAAAAGATACCGCAGATAATCGATCAGCCGTGTGGAAGATAACGATTGCTTTAGAGGAATAG